One genomic segment of Rivularia sp. PCC 7116 includes these proteins:
- a CDS encoding Npun_F5749 family FMN-dependent PPOX-type flavoprotein, with product MSIAPWRSFLANALKKNRSQPHSRYFQLATVRSDGTPANRTVVFRGFLEDTNKLKIITDTRSEKITEIKNKSSGEICWYFTNTREQFRIAGNIIIIDANYQESELIKARELTWQDLSDNARVQFAWAHPGEPRANPEAFSPPQPDENKPLNNFCLLLFEPVKVDHLRLRGEPQNRTIYLRDEAGVWDVKEVNP from the coding sequence ATGTCTATTGCTCCTTGGCGCTCATTCCTAGCTAATGCTCTCAAAAAGAACCGCAGTCAACCGCATTCGCGCTATTTTCAGTTAGCAACTGTCCGCAGTGATGGAACTCCCGCGAACCGTACCGTAGTGTTTCGCGGCTTTTTAGAAGATACCAATAAATTAAAAATTATTACCGATACTCGCAGCGAAAAAATTACAGAAATAAAAAATAAATCTTCGGGAGAAATATGCTGGTATTTCACTAACACCCGCGAACAGTTCCGCATTGCTGGAAACATTATAATTATTGATGCTAATTATCAAGAATCAGAATTGATAAAAGCTCGCGAATTAACATGGCAAGACTTATCCGATAACGCTCGCGTTCAATTTGCTTGGGCACATCCGGGAGAACCTAGAGCTAACCCCGAAGCTTTTTCACCACCACAGCCAGATGAAAATAAACCCTTAAATAACTTTTGTTTGTTATTATTTGAACCTGTAAAAGTTGACCATTTAAGGTTAAGGGGAGAACCCCAAAATCGGACTATTTATCTAAGAGATGAAGCGGGCGTTTGGGATGTGAAAGAAGTTAATCCGTAA